The Eublepharis macularius isolate TG4126 chromosome 12, MPM_Emac_v1.0, whole genome shotgun sequence genomic sequence CTGTTCCTCCTCCAGATGGCCTGCATCCTGACCATGGTCAGCTCCTGGAAAGCTGCCCGGCTCCGTATCTTCCTTTGTGTGGAGTTGGGAGACGTGGGCTGGGTCAGCAAGGAGGAGAAGCTGAGGGAGCTGCTGACCAAGCTGAGGATCAAAGCCACCATCAAGATTGTCACCTGGGACCAAGTGATGGCTCTCCGTGGTCACCAGCATGCAGGCGGAGAGCTTGGGTGTGGCGAGGGACCCCTTTCCAGGGGGGCTCAGCACCCGCATTTTCCTCCTGAGAAAGAGGCAAGGGAGGCCTTCCTGAATGCAGCCCCCTTCCATGTGACAGGTGAGTATTTGGCCTCTGTCAACAGCCTGCTGCTCAGGCAAGGGGGCCAGACAGCCGTTCGGTTCCTCTACCTCCCGCGGCCTCCAGCAGATACCTCTCAGTACgagcgctacttggaacagctgGAGATCTTGACCACAGGCCTGGGGCCTACATTGCTCATCCATGGACTAACGCCAGTCACCTGCACCGAGCTTTGAGAGATCCCAAACGGGTGCTGGCGAGTGGAAAACAGAGGCTGAGAAAAGGTGCCTTCCATTTCTTTTGAGTAGCAAGCAGTTGTGCTGGTAGTTTTGGAGAGGTGCCTTTGGGCTACTGAGTGAATGATGTTTGTGAGTCTGTTCAAGTGGAAGGGCTTAGCAAGaggtttgtgggggtgggggcgaggGTGACTGGGAGGTCCAGGCCGGCTCCTCCTCGGTATTTTCCAAGAAAGAGATCTTTCCTGTATTTTGGGGGAAGACTGTACTTCATGGCTACAAGGGGTAGCAGAAGACCGGGACCTTCCACATTGATTAGCCAAGCTGCTTGTCCTCGTGTGTTGGTGTGGGGGCTGCTGTACTACTTCTTCCACACCCCTTGGTATCAGGATTTATCCAAAAGAGCTGTTAGGAAGCAGTGGCTTTGTGccctggaacccccccccccaattgcctgaGGGCAAAAGGAGGTGTTGCTGTCCCCAGCAAGAGGCAGAGAGCTGGCTCTTTTGCTTTGGCCTCTGCTTCGATTCTTAAATTGCTAAAACTGTGATAATTCCCATTTTCTCCTTTCGAGGAGGGGGGATCCTTGCCAAGGGGAGTTCTGTTTGCCTTGGTTTTAAAACCCCCACACCAAAGTTATGTCAATCCTTTCCAATGAACAAAAAATCCTGTCTCCATgagtcggggcgggggggggggggttgacactGGCTGGACGTCATGGGAGCTCCAGGGAGGGGGCCTGGATGTACTTCTGTGGTTCAATTTCTTATTAGACTGAGCTTCCTTCAATGTCACTTCTAAAAATATCTTCCATGACTGTCACTTAGAATTTCTTTTGCTATTGCTAGACTAAGGTGGCCTCATTCCTTCCTCTTCCCAGTTAGATCTCTGTGATACTTTTAAAATCCTTCCTTAGAAAAATGCGTGTGGACTTGACTACATTCCCTGTGGCAGCCTGGGGGCTGTTTTGTTCCTTTTGCCATTGACTCTGCTGACCGTAAAtaagcagttgggggggggaggagtgtgtTCCCTAACTCGGAAGGGGATTACTCCCCTCCATGTAAAACAAAATACTTCCTAACTCCCTTCATTGCACATGCCCCCTTCCCAGAAGGTGGTGCTTATACTAATCTAATGGGATAACTTAACTTTTAGTCAGTGTGCCTCTATGGGCGGGTGACCACTGAGTGGGGAGAGGGCTAGCCGCTGTCTAACTGAAGCCCCTTTGGGGTTTAACAATGTACTTTGGGAATTAACATTAATGATGGGAGGACAAAGGGAGGGCGGGTTCTGCTTTTTAGTGAGAATGTGTGCAATAAAAAGACATTTGCAGGAACTGACAGGGATTGTGCGTGGTTATTCACAATGGGGGGAGCCAGAACTCCTGGGTTCCCTGGAAGGAGAGCAGCTAGGCCCCCCCCAGACCCAGTGCAGGGTGGGTGTGCAGGACCTCCTGAGGGCTGCTTGGATGGCAGACGTGCTCCAGGAGGGCAGCGGGGTGCAGCGTTCGTGTGGGCTCACCAGCCGCTGCCTCCTGAGCAGACTTCCTGGCTTGTTCCCCTCTGCTTCTCTCTCCACCTGCCtcctggggagggtgtgtgtgcccCATTGGGTCCGGGTGCTGTGTTGCTGCAGGCAGAAGGGGCCACACGGCTGGGGGGCAGCAGGGGggttccaggtggtggctggagatctgttggtgttacaactgatctccatctcCAGACcgcagagatcggttcccctggagaaaacggctggctgctttgcagggtggactctagggcgcattataccctgctgaggtcctttctctctccaaactctgccttctccaggcttcgcCCACCGACGCTGCAaccaacttgaagctggccatCCTAGGTTCCAGGCGTGGGCCTGGCAGGGCCTTGCGGTGGCTGGCGCCGCTGCAGCCTAGTTGCGCCCAGGCAGGGAGCGGGCCTTGCGCAGGACTGCCAAGCCGCAACGCCTAGGGCAGCcaaccggcgggggggggggggggggggctggagacgGCGGGGAGTCCCAATGGGTTTCCCGGTCCCAGAGGTCAGTTCCCCGGAGAAAAGGGCCACCTTGGAGGGGGGAGCTCTGTGGCCAGGCGTCgctctgaatctccaggaattccccaacccagagctggcaatcggAGCTGCGGCCtccctgcagggctgttgtgcaTGGCCAGctgcgcggggggggggctctctagTCTCCTAGCGACAGCTCCTCTCCCCCAACAAGAGGCAAAACGGCGCCCACAGCCGATCGGAAGTCCCGCCTCCGGCCTGGTCACTAGATGCGACGGAGCTGACCGCGGCCGTCCGCACGGGCACTTCCGGTCCGCTGCAGTCCCCTTGGGACTGAGGGGGCGCTGCAGTCTCCTGGCGGCCTTGTGCGTCGCTCTAGCCCTATTTGCGTCTATGGCCCACTGTGGGGCGGCGGTAGTCGGTAAGATGCGGGGGGGGCGGCTCTGCGCATGTGCCGTCCCGTCGCCTGCGAACGGAGGGCCTCCCAAGGCCGGCTCAGAGGCTGCGGGGCGGAGGCCGCTGAGAAGGGAAGAGCCGGCCGCCCTCCCGGCCTCCCTCCCGGCCGCGTGTTCTTGGGGCGCGGGCGGAGGAGGGCCGCCGGCCGCTGTGggcgcggggggtggggggtggccaaGAGCGACGGGACtcgcctctggagggccgggccgATTCCCCGCGTGAAGCCATccgggtgaccgtgggtcagtcgcagctctctcggagctctctcagccacacccacctcacggggGGGGGATTAtcatcgtggggataataatgacacactttgtaaaccgctctgggtgggcgttacgttgtcctgaagggcggataTAAAGTCAGTGTGGTTCTTGGCTTTGTGGGCCTGAGCCGTGCAGGGGCCTCCGCAGAGATCGAGCCAATGCCAGGAACAACAGAAGCCCCCCAAAGGCCCGTCCGTGAACGTGAGGGATGCTGGTGCGCTGGGAAAGAGCCAGAGccagctggggaggagggggctcAGCTTGCCCGGTTTCTAGAACTGGAAGGAGAGCGCAGCCCCTTCCTCCCGCAAGTCCCTCCTCTCTCATGTGTTCTCCTTCCACAGGCCTGCCTCTCCCGGATGTCGCTGCTCTCCAACATACACGTGGGCCTCCCTTGGCCAGCCTCTGCTCACCGAGTGGCACTCATCTGTGGCTCCTACTGCTATTACCACTACGGCTGCGACGGCATGGATGATCGTGGCTGGGGCTGCGGCTACCGTACGCTCCAGACAATATGCTCCTGGCTAGTGGAGGCTGGCATGGGAGGGGCTGTATCCCGCCCTGTCCCTTCCCTGAGGGAGATCCAGCATGCCCTGGTAGCCATGGGGGACAAACCTCCGTCGTTTTCTGGCTCCCGGGAGTGGATTGGcactgtggaagcagccctgtgCATGGACCACTTTTATTCTGTGCCGGGCAAACTGGTGCACATTTGCCATGGCAGAGACTTGGAAAAGGAACTCGAGTCCTTGTATGCCCACTTTCAGGGAGGTGGGGGCCCAATTATGGTGGGAGGAGACAGAGACCACTCTGCTAAGGCGCTGCTCGGAGTTTCCTCCGGCCCCAAAGGACACCAACTCCTGGTTCTTGATCCTCACTATTATGGGACACCGGGGTCCCTTAAGCGGGATGAACTGCAAAACATGGGGTGGGTCTGTTGGAGGGAGCTTAGTTTCTTTGAAGATAGTTCCTTCTACAATCTATGCTTTCCCCAAGCTAAGGCAGGAGGGCACCTGGGTTGAAATGGGCGAAGGCAGGAGTGTGCTTTGTGGATAGGTGGCAGTTTTGGACCAGGTGATGCCTTGGAAAGGAGCCCTTGGGTCCCTTGCAGAGGGCGTTCCCCACTGGATTTCTGAGGCTTGCCTAAGCAATGGTGAACGAGTAATAAAACTGCCATTACAGAAACTGCTAacgaggggttttttttctctttgcactgCTTCATTGATGATGTCCGGTGGAGAACTTCCATGGAAGGCAAGTTCTTGGGTTTCATACAAAGACGTTTTCATTGAGGGCCTGTTTTCATAACTGGCTCCTCCACCAGAGCTGTCATGTGTAACGGCTGCAAGAAGCAGCCCAGCTAGAAGCACTTGGCCTGGGCAGTGAGTTACTCACCTGTAAACCTGGCCCGTGACTGGCAGGGCTGGAAGGGAACGCCAGAGCCCATTCTGCCCCTTGCTGAACAGCACAGCCACCTGGTATCTCAGCTGTGAGGAACCCAGCCATTTGGGACCACCACAGAGGAACAAGCGAGGGATCCTGTGCTAGCAGTGCTCCCGGTCTGAGCACAGGCTGTGAACCAGGGAATGCTGGATCTCACGACAACTTTCAGTAGGTGGTATGAGAGGCACAGATGCAGCTAATAATAAttaatgctgtcaagtcacaagaAATACCAGAGCTGGCTTGCGATTGTCTCCCATCCAAAGATAACTATGGCTGCCGTTACTTGGCTTACAAGCTCGGACTAGTCTGGGATATTCCGTGTGCTAACTGGTGCAGCTACACGCTGGCATTTTGTTAAAATGTGCAAACCATTTTGAAACTGATAGGAATCTAAAGCCCAGCCCTAAATAACTGCTGGGTGCTGGCTCTCATCTTCTGGCGGAGCCAGCCGATTCATCTCAAATGCTTGTGCACATTGTGTCAAAGGCATTTGaattccccgccccccaccccgggGGGCCACTCTGTTCGGACTGATTTCCACGTGTCAGTGGATGGGCACAATCCATGGGTGAGTGGCTGTATAGAGGACTTGGTGGCGATATCCCTAGGGGGATGCTGGAGGTAGGGTGTGGAGAACAGGAAGTAAGAGCAGTGTGGAGTAGGAGAagacgggttcaaatccccactcagctgtgAAGATGCCAGGAGCCAAAGCAAGGGACTTGCTGGGACTGTGTGAAGCTATTTAAGCTCCTCCAGGCCAGAGCGAAGGAGAACACTGAGCTGGCTAAGAGGAAAGGGCAGGAGGGTGGACCAGGGTGAGGATTCAACCCCTTCACTTCCCAGCCTGACTCTGGGGAAAGGGGTTGAACTCAGTGGGCCCTCTGGTGGCCTCATCTTCAAGGATGTGACCTTTGCTCAACGACCCACCATCCATGGATCACGAGACGGCCTTCCCTTCGTGGGGCCTGCACAGGCgcgccccccccacctgccaagTGTTTCCTTTGTTTGTGGTTCCTGCTTTGACCCGAGATGCACAGTGGAGTGCATCCCACCCAGGAGGACCCTCTGCTCTGTGCACTCGTGTGCCTCTCTGTTGAGAATAAGGGGACAAAGTGGCCTTTGTGCAGCAGTTTCTGCCTCATTAGACCTGCTCGGCTTTAAGCCACGGCCAACTGTTAGAGCTTATTTCCACATGCATCCAGTTGCCAGGTGTTTGTTTGTGCTTGTGACACACAGATATTGGCAAAGGTGCCCATCATTCAAAGAGAACAAGGCATCCAGTATATCAATTTGACTGTTGCAGCAGGGCCTGACAGCCCGTTAACAATGGTGGGGCAGTAGATTGATGGCTCTTGTTTGTAGTGGCTGTTGGGGTGCCCTACAGGGCCACACCAGTGTGACACCAAGTCCAGCATGACGCTTCACGTGGATGctaatcagttgccctggaggaacaACCATCAGGCCCCGGTTCCAGGAAGCAATTCAGCTGTAGGCGACAGAACAGCCACACCTGTGGAATTTGCGTCTGTGCCTGTCACAGCATTGCTGGAGAGGAGTTGGctaacccccaccccatcctaCCTGCTGGTGGCTCCTGCAGGCACACCCCAGAGCAGCCCTTCCGTGTGAGAACCAGGCACGGGGAGAAGCGGGAGAGGCGAAAGGGGACTCCGTTCCAGTGTGCCCTGTCATCGGCAAGCAGCCGGGCTCTCTAGGGGCAGGGAAGATGGGCAGCCCAGGAGGCCCTGGgctctgctgcagcagctcttccaAGGGCTCCTGGGGaagcaggtgagggggggggcagagccagagCTCCCAAGCCCTTTGCTGAGAGAGACTGGGCAAgagccttgggggggggaggggacaagaacagaaccccaccccttctgtcaCTGCCTTTTCTGCTTGCCAGGCTGCCCCGCCCGGTGCGACGGAGCCTGCGCCCCTGGGCCCTGGGGGGGTCTCTGCTCTCCATCTTCCTGTACTCCAGCCTCATCGGTCTGCGGAACCGGCAGCTGCCTCTGCCCCTTCGGACAACCCGCCCACCCTCTGGCCGCCACTCTGTCACCCTGAGAGACGGCACCTTCACATTCCACCTCAACCTGAGCCACTACGAAGCCCAGTTCCCCCACCTGCAGCACCACCCCTGCCGCGAAGTCATTGCCGAGGCTGGGTTGTGCCGGCGTGCTCCGGGCTCCCCTTTGCTTCTCTTGGCCATTAAATCCCACCCTGCCTCAAGCAGGAGACGGGTGGCCTTGCGGCGCACCTGGGCTAAGCCGGGGGAGATGGGAGGTTACTGGGTGCAGCCCCTGTTCCTGATGGCGATGGACCCCGACGTCAGACACATCAGCCTGGTGCAGCAAGAGAGCAGCTCCTTCGGGGATGTGCTCCTGTGGGACTTTGTAGAATCGCACCACAATCTGTCCCTCAAAGAACGCTGTTTCCTCCACTGGCTACACGAGCACTGCCAGCAGGCAGCATTCGTCTTCAAAGGTAAAAACAGGAGGGAGGGTGCAGACGGCAGCAAGGGCAGGGGACAGTGgcggattggggggggggcagaaacgcATACACGTTTGCATCCCTgtggagggacacagggaggTC encodes the following:
- the UFSP1 gene encoding inactive Ufm1-specific protease 1, which produces MSLLSNIHVGLPWPASAHRVALICGSYCYYHYGCDGMDDRGWGCGYRTLQTICSWLVEAGMGGAVSRPVPSLREIQHALVAMGDKPPSFSGSREWIGTVEAALCMDHFYSVPGKLVHICHGRDLEKELESLYAHFQGGGGPIMVGGDRDHSAKALLGVSSGPKGHQLLVLDPHYYGTPGSLKRDELQNMGWVCWRELSFFEDSSFYNLCFPQAKAGGHLG
- the LOC129340014 gene encoding N-acetyllactosaminide beta-1,3-N-acetylglucosaminyltransferase 4-like; translation: MTLHVDANQLPWRNNHQAPVPGSNSAAHPRAALPCENQARGEAGEAKGDSVPVCPVIGKQPGSLGAGKMGSPGGPGLCCSSSSKGSWGSRLPRPVRRSLRPWALGGSLLSIFLYSSLIGLRNRQLPLPLRTTRPPSGRHSVTLRDGTFTFHLNLSHYEAQFPHLQHHPCREVIAEAGLCRRAPGSPLLLLAIKSHPASSRRRVALRRTWAKPGEMGGYWVQPLFLMAMDPDVRHISLVQQESSSFGDVLLWDFVESHHNLSLKERCFLHWLHEHCQQAAFVFKGDDDLFMNPKALAGYLRHTPNASHFIHGNIQHHSSVMRHGKYSISRTLYPLDRYPHFASGGGFVLPGSFIRPLYQASLWLPVFPLDDVYLGCLVLAAGLSFAHDGRFRVWGPPKDKLEVYQESLTVHGITPERMEVVWKGLWSHRRGKAS